In the genome of Noviherbaspirillum sp. L7-7A, one region contains:
- a CDS encoding EAL domain-containing protein translates to MPKRDDRANRTAKDLIRIGQEQLSLIYDNVSDVLFALDVTDDGRFKFSSINKKFTEATGLSKSDVVGKYIEEVIPPPAHALVLRKYREAISTRKAVSWEEISVYPTGEKVGQVTVAPVIDVDNECRQLIGTVHDVTEYRHMNELLERTEERWRLALEGSGAGVWDWKVGTNEANYSAHWKRLLGYRDEEISNDVAEWESRLHPEDKSTVMAVIQGALENHRPSVLTEHRLRHKNGNWLWCQSHGMISYDGAGKPERMIGTVVDITARIEADATTQLAALVYKNTSEAIIVTDAAGMIVATNQAFAKQHEVTEDQLVGMPLLSFFKNIEGSESYAKMQRHLLETGHWKGEVWRRKKDGTKVTELCTVDTVYAADGSVSKHILLFLDISDRKLAEEVIWRQANYDSLTSLPNRFMFADRLRHALDLARRNKTSVALLFIDLDRFKEVNDGLGHSVGDNLLIQVAKRLEHAVGKADTIARLGGDEFAIVLIDLDDKEVERTAELVTTVLALPFDLDGHVAYVSASIGIAYYPRDATHIENLIKHADQAMYTVKREGGNRHGYFLASMQEKALARRRLVNNLHRAISEQQMEVHYQPIVDLKDGSVAKAEALLRWAHPDEGNIRPDIFIPIAEEIGIIDQIGEWVCSETLKAFAHRCRAINSSFQVSINFSPIQFRGGKDAFYALFELMDKIDVSSTCIVLELTEGTLLNLDERMVQKFAMLKHRGVQLALDDFGTGYSSLSYITKLKFDFLKIDQVFVRNLESSQTSLALCETMIVMAHKLGMKVIAEGIETKEQQRMLTEAGCDYGQGYLFAKPMAFVEFEDFISGSLNFSH, encoded by the coding sequence GTGCCCAAGCGTGATGACCGAGCAAATCGAACTGCCAAAGATCTAATACGGATCGGCCAAGAGCAGTTATCGTTGATTTATGACAACGTGAGCGATGTCCTATTTGCTTTGGATGTTACCGACGACGGGCGGTTCAAATTCAGTTCGATCAATAAGAAATTCACTGAAGCAACTGGCTTATCGAAAAGCGACGTTGTTGGCAAATACATCGAGGAGGTGATTCCCCCGCCTGCGCATGCGCTCGTTCTACGTAAATACCGTGAAGCCATCAGCACTAGGAAAGCAGTTTCGTGGGAGGAGATATCGGTTTATCCGACCGGCGAGAAGGTTGGTCAGGTCACGGTAGCGCCAGTAATCGATGTCGATAACGAATGTCGCCAACTGATCGGAACAGTGCACGATGTGACAGAATACCGGCACATGAACGAACTTTTGGAGCGCACCGAAGAACGATGGCGTCTAGCGCTTGAAGGGTCGGGCGCCGGTGTATGGGATTGGAAGGTAGGAACCAATGAGGCTAATTACTCTGCGCACTGGAAAAGGCTTCTTGGATATCGGGACGAAGAAATTTCCAACGATGTAGCGGAATGGGAAAGCCGTCTCCACCCTGAAGACAAGTCTACCGTTATGGCCGTGATACAAGGGGCGCTGGAAAACCACAGGCCTTCCGTTCTCACCGAACACCGCCTCCGGCACAAAAACGGGAACTGGCTATGGTGCCAGTCTCATGGAATGATCAGTTACGACGGGGCGGGAAAGCCGGAAAGGATGATCGGGACCGTCGTTGATATTACCGCGCGAATAGAGGCTGACGCTACAACACAGCTGGCTGCCCTGGTCTACAAAAACACCAGTGAAGCAATCATTGTCACGGATGCGGCGGGTATGATTGTCGCAACAAACCAAGCCTTCGCAAAACAACATGAAGTGACCGAGGATCAGCTGGTCGGCATGCCTCTACTGTCTTTTTTCAAGAACATCGAGGGCTCCGAATCGTACGCAAAAATGCAGCGCCATCTGTTAGAAACCGGTCATTGGAAAGGCGAGGTCTGGCGCCGCAAGAAGGACGGGACCAAGGTTACCGAGTTGTGTACGGTCGACACCGTCTATGCGGCCGACGGCTCAGTGTCCAAGCACATCCTTTTGTTTCTTGATATTTCAGACCGAAAACTCGCTGAGGAAGTAATCTGGCGTCAAGCCAACTATGACTCCCTCACTTCCCTGCCAAACCGATTCATGTTTGCCGATCGTCTCAGGCACGCCCTCGATCTGGCCCGCAGGAATAAGACGTCTGTTGCGCTGCTGTTCATTGATCTGGACCGATTCAAGGAAGTCAACGACGGGCTCGGTCATAGCGTTGGCGATAACCTGCTGATACAGGTCGCAAAACGACTGGAACACGCTGTAGGAAAAGCTGACACCATCGCCCGTCTCGGCGGCGATGAGTTCGCCATCGTGCTGATCGACCTGGACGACAAGGAAGTCGAACGGACTGCAGAACTCGTGACTACTGTGTTGGCCCTTCCCTTTGATCTGGACGGACATGTTGCTTATGTCAGCGCCAGCATCGGCATTGCCTATTACCCAAGGGATGCCACGCATATTGAAAACCTGATCAAGCACGCTGACCAGGCGATGTATACCGTGAAGCGCGAAGGTGGGAATCGCCATGGCTACTTCCTGGCTTCAATGCAGGAAAAGGCGCTTGCACGGCGCCGGTTAGTCAACAATTTGCATCGGGCGATCTCGGAACAGCAGATGGAAGTCCATTACCAGCCTATCGTCGACCTCAAAGACGGTTCAGTGGCGAAAGCAGAAGCCTTACTGCGATGGGCCCATCCCGACGAAGGCAATATCCGGCCGGATATCTTCATTCCGATTGCTGAAGAAATCGGAATCATTGACCAGATCGGCGAGTGGGTGTGCAGTGAAACACTGAAGGCATTTGCCCACCGGTGCCGCGCGATCAATTCGAGCTTCCAAGTAAGCATCAATTTTTCGCCAATCCAATTCCGCGGCGGCAAAGATGCTTTTTATGCCTTATTTGAGTTGATGGATAAAATTGATGTGTCCTCGACCTGCATCGTCCTGGAACTCACAGAGGGGACGCTTCTCAATCTTGATGAACGGATGGTGCAGAAATTTGCCATGCTTAAGCATCGGGGCGTGCAGCTGGCTCTGGACGATTTTGGGACTGGCTACTCGTCTCTTTCCTATATCACCAAACTAAAATTTGATTTCTTAAAAATCGATCAGGTATTCGTCCGCAATCTGGAGAGCAGTCAGACAAGTCTGGCACTGTGCGAAACGATGATCGTTATGGCGCATAAGCTTGGTATGAAAGTGATTGCAGAAGGCATCGAGACAAAAGAGCAGCAAAGAATGCTCACCGAAGCGGGATGTGACTACGGTCAGGGATACCTCTTTGCAAAGCCAATGGCATTTGTTGAATTCGAAGACTTCATATCCGGATCACTTAATTTCTCGCATTGA